The Marinomonas maritima genome segment AGGTGTTGTATTTTTGTCTGGTTGTGATTATCAGCGTATTGATGATGAAGGGCTTCATGTCTTAGTTGATGGTGATTATCAGTGTCTAGACGTCGATACTGTGGTTGTTTGTGCCGGACAAGAACCTAACCGATTATTAGAAGAGGAGCTTGACCAACCCGTATACTTTATCGGTGGAGCTGACGTTGCTTCGGAGCTGGATGCGAAGCGAGCTATCAAAAAAGGGACAGAGCTGGCATGCTCTTTGTAAGTTTTCTTTAAAGTATCAGTGCTCTTTTAGAGTAATGGGGTGAGGTGAAAAGCTCCATTACTCTAATTGGTTTTTATGTTAGGTACTAACCGTTTTTTTAAGATGTTCATCGAGAGCCTGCAAACGATTCGTCACTTCTTTTTTGTCTAAATCAATTAAGTTTTGTTGCTTTAGGCTGTGTTCAATCATTTGTTTCTGGTGACGTACAAACGACCAGTGTGTCGGGAGACTGGCTTGTTCAGCCACTCGAATCAGACCCTCTAGTAAGCGTAATTGTACAGCCAGACACGTTTGTGAGTATTGGCGTATTTGATCATAGGCGATGTTGGCGAGGTTTTGGAAAGAGGTGGCTTTGTAGCTAACGCGTTCAGTGCCATCTTTATCGCATGTTATTCCTTGTGGGAAGTGCTCTTGCGTCAAATTACAGATCATGGCTGTCAGTTTATCAACACATGCAATGGCAGAGTAAGGGTCGTTAATGCCGGGAGAAAGAGCCCTTAATGCGATCTCAATAAGCTGATGAGCCGCGAACTCTGGGTCTTCGATTGGTGTGCGTTTGGGGCCCAAAGTAAAGCCGTTATGTAGGCTCTCTTCATCCTCTTTAGAAAGGGGTTTGGTGTGGCAGCTCATAGTGATCATACGGTTTACTACAAAATCCCCCGGATTAACGGACACTTCAAGGTAGCCATCTAGTTTTTTCATCACTTTTGTTAAGTGGGCATAGTTAATGGTTTGAATGTAGCCGCATGCTGGGCTTTTTAGTGGAATGGCTTCTCGTTTATTCATGGTGCTAACGAGTTTTCTCTCAATATCTGTTTTTTTCATGGCGTTATTGTCGCTAGAAGTTGCGTATTCTTCCTCTTTTTGTTGTTTAAAA includes the following:
- a CDS encoding DUF2254 domain-containing protein — its product is MLLSILKNTQLLKNYDAIKTSFWFTPCLILFLTITSCLILLFIDLYAGLDTVHWLAFLYHADANITRSLLTTIASSVMTVVSITFSITIVALTTASSQFGPRLIRNFMEDKSTQMVLGVFISLFIYCLILVRMTDDFAEGHFLPGLTFAGAIAMTLCGILLLIYFIHHVSQNLQSDNIIDNVYSELQYSINQIFKQQKEEEYATSSDNNAMKKTDIERKLVSTMNKREAIPLKSPACGYIQTINYAHLTKVMKKLDGYLEVSVNPGDFVVNRMITMSCHTKPLSKEDEESLHNGFTLGPKRTPIEDPEFAAHQLIEIALRALSPGINDPYSAIACVDKLTAMICNLTQEHFPQGITCDKDGTERVSYKATSFQNLANIAYDQIRQYSQTCLAVQLRLLEGLIRVAEQASLPTHWSFVRHQKQMIEHSLKQQNLIDLDKKEVTNRLQALDEHLKKTVST